A segment of the Triticum urartu cultivar G1812 chromosome 1, Tu2.1, whole genome shotgun sequence genome:
TTTCCCTGCCGCTTTCCTTTCCAAAAAAGAAATACATATGTTGTTCATTCAAATGGACATAGAAAATGGGCTGGAAAGTCAGGCAGATGTAATGAAACAATAATAGCCCTTTACTATTGCGATTTTGTGTCTCTCTGAATTGTGTGTACAACTAGTTAAGTCGAGTCATGTGTGTGTACCCTGCATTTTATATTACTGTGACATGATATCCTCAACTCAATACCCAGTGCAAGTTAGAACTGTCGTTCTATTTTGTTTTTGCTATACATAATTGAGAGATACAATTGTCTAACCAAGGGAATTCCATGAAAATAAGTTGTGTAATGAGACCTATTTATGGACACCCTTTGTCAAGATACAAGTATTTGCTTCATAACATAATTTGCTAGTACTACTAATTAGAACTTAGAACCCAGCATAAAATAGAAATGATGAAACAATTTGATACCTGAAATTACAGCTGTGTGCTTCCAACCACAGGATACCTGCAAAAGGTAGACGGTGAAGGTTCGCCAGAAATCAAGAAACATATTTTCCTTTTTGCGAGGGGAGAAATGAATTGTCTTTTCTTTGCAAGGAAAGAAATGAGCAGCCTTTTTTTGCAAGGGAAGAAACATTGCagtataaataaaaaattgaACAATGACTAGACATACTGCATACCAACCTTAGATACAGGAAGCTTAAATAATGAACTTCTTACAACTTCTGGGAAGCGAACCATGCCTGTACCTCTGGGAAGCGATACTATGTAAGTCAGCAATCCCAGAGTTTGATACAAATGTAAACTTCTAGAAGCAGTAGTAGATGGAAGTACCCAAGACCAAGGCAGCCATTTTCATTTGAACCCCAAGAATACAAATCTCCACGATCTGCAAAATATCACGGGTATCCATGTCACCATTTTCAGATCCTTGGAACAGTTGAATAAAACTGATAGTTGTCACTGATAAATTGTAAAAATATAACACCATCCAAGCTATGTCCCTTGCCAAGAGATAGAAATATTTGCTTAGCAATTCACTAATTATGCTAGTAAAATGAGCATTAAGGATTAAGCTACAAAATTGAAGAGAGTTAAAAGGGCAGACTCCACAATGAAAATCTATTAGAAATTTCATGTAAAATATGCACTATGAAGTACATAAAGATTTAACAATGTGCAAGCCCACAATTTGTTCAATTTGAACTGCTTCAGTTGATCATTCAAGAAAATAGAGGGACAGTTTGTAAAACTAAAGCTGCATAATCCTTTAAAGTGCATAAGGTGCTATTGACGAAAACCCATATATGCCAAGTTTATACTGTACATGTTATGGTTGTGGGTTCACAGCGGAACAGGACATAGGGCATATCCGTGAGGGCATTGGATAGGTTATGTTAGCGATAGAAAGGTTAAGAAAAGACTAGTTAAATTAGGAACAGTCCAATTTAACTAGGAAGATAAGGGTCACGGTTTGATCTtgagtgtcttgtatgaattgagATCTGATTTGTGGATCAAAGTTAGTCGCTTTACTTATGGACTAGCATGTAACAAACTTAATGAAGCAATAAGAGAATAGTTTATCAATCAGTTATCTCCCTCATTTCCTCCTGTCCCAACCTGAGTTCTGCTCAATCCCCCATTCCATGCCGTCCGGCCATCTTCATGGCGGTAGTTACCCAGTTTGTTCCAGTCCAGCACCGCATCTAGGACAAACCATGGCTGATCAGATATGTTGTCAGTCTGCACGGCTTCACCAGGTGCAATATAGAGATGAAGATATTTTGACCTGAGATCCTAGTCCCCCAAAAAGGGTTATGTATATCGGTATCAGTGTATAACTATTCCTGAAATTTGTTTTCTTTATTTGGAGACCGTATCTTAAGGACAGGCCTCGTGCAGTGGTGAAGTACTCCCCACTTGTGCCAAGAGGTCCTGGGTTCGACACGGCCTCCCTGCATTGCACTGTGCAGGAGTAAGGCTTGCCTCATACGATCTTCCCTAGACCCCACCTGGTGTTGGAGCTTCTAGAACTGGGTTTGTCCTTTATTTGGAGACCGAATCTATTCCACAAGAAATATATGCAAATGCATATGACCAAAGTTTTTATCTAATTCAATCTAACAAATTACTGCCAACAACAGAAATCAGTGCTCCTTTTTTGATTTCTGCATGCACAACTGATACCTGTTACAGCGCAAGTATGATAACCTCCACAAGCAACTTCTTCTGAAAATTGTATCTCTTCAACAACACTTGGTCTAGGTGCATCATTTGATCTTCCAAGTACCTGTAATTTTGGGTTAAATACAGGGAAAATCCCAGGAAGCAGATTTATGGCCAATGAAAACAGTAAAAAAATGTCCCAAGAGGCCTGATTGGATACCACCTTCTCAGTCTTCTGCCCAAACATGAACACAGTACCTTTTTCTGCAATTTTTATGCAAGGAGAACATAAGATGGAGAAATCATGATCAGCAGTTGACTAGTGTACTACTTTAAACAATTTTTCCATGAGCTTACCATCAATGCAAGCTGAGTGCAGCATTCCCGCAGCTATCCTTTTAATCTATTCAATGTAACGACATGAACAATGAGAAGGGGGTCATTATTTGATCAGGACACAGTGAAACTTAAAAGCAAAATACCTTGATACCATCAAGGTTTTTTATCAACCTTGGAGTATATTCACTGCACAGATGAAGATCAGATTATCAATAATCCTTCTAGAAAAATATAGCTTTAGCATAGTGCAAACAAATCTAAACCATCAAACATGTTTTACAGTAAAATATCCAACATAATACCACACAGATATTTTCTCAAGCTCATACTGCATCATCTTGGAACTAGGAACTTCGGCAATTAAGTTTGTGACATGTGAATTTGTTATGAGATGAACATTATCTTTTAAGTCCATAAGTGCCAGCTTCTGATAGAGAATTTTGCATTCTTAAGGTTAAGGTGTTACTATGTCCATATTTTCCAAATAAATGGAAACATGAGCTATCCCAGAAGATAGAATGGTGTGCCCACAATAAGTGCTCTGCAAAAACTTGTGATCTTACTTTGAGGTCATAGCGAATCCCAGGAAGCTAGATTTATGGCCATGTCCAAGTCTACCAGCACCAGCAGCTCCCCAACTCAAGGCTTCACCATCCTCTTAAGAAGAAAATAACAGGGGGATTTCAGACGCTCAAAAGCAGTAATATTCAAGTTATTACTATAACACAAATACATAGCACATTCACCTGTAACAACAATTGAGTGCTCTGATCCCAAAGCAGTCATTTTCACTCTAACATCAGCCAAGTAGTCAACCTTTCTTGGGGTAGAGACTACTTTTCCTGCACCTAAACCAAGTAGGAAGGGCTCTTTAATTCAGAATTTTAAGCTGATGACAAATGTTCATCTTAATAGCAAGATTATTGATGAAAGAAACAACAGATTATCATACCCAGTAAATCTTAACAGAAGCATGAGGATGCTACAGGTGATGATGGAAAGACTGGTAGGACAAACTGGAGCTTAAGTGCTCAAGTAATATGTACAAGTCGATCTTAGACATAAATGTTTCagatattttttttcttttgaggGAAACTGATGTTCCAGATTTTAGTTGGATCAAATGACCCCACACCCATCAGTGTAAAACAAGACACTGTTGATAACGCCAAATTGTTAAACCAATCCAAACATTCAATTATCACATATTGCATTAAGTGGGGGTTCAACCATGGATGATGCTAAGAGTGTAAAGAAAAAAGATAATATTATTACTTTTGCCAAGGCCAAGCTGGCCACTCGAATTTTTGCCCCAAACGAAGAGCTCACCATACGCTGTTGAAAAGAGATAGCACAAAAGCTTATTAATAAGAATTGATTTCACAACAATTCTGATGTACATCATAAATAATAAATAAATTTGTTAAAAAATGAATACTTCCTCCAGTTCTCGAAAAGACACTGGCATGGTGGCCAAACTAGAGCTTTGGTTACTATTTTCTATTGTAATATATTtacaaaacccaacaaaaagTTATATGCTATCAGTAATTTTCAAGACAAATTGTTGCATATGATTTTTAAGTATCTTGTCTGAATAACTTAAAAGACATTGATAATAAAAGTTTGAAAGTTACCAAATGGCAGCTTCTAGTGAACAGGAGGGAGTAGAAGATTTCGAGCTCATAACGTTTACAGTTTGTATAGTAGTCTCAAGTATCAGTGAAATGCTGATTAACTTGTGAAGAAACATGTTGTGTGGTGCACTGCAGTACTCAATCATCAATACTAAATAATAATCTTATATAATTCTACACAACTTATGAAGGTACTACGAGAATTAAGATGTTTCAACAGCATGGATGGACAGTTTAGGTCCAGGTAAAGTGCACAATTCCAGATATCTATCCTTTCTTATGAAAATGAAGCCCAATTAGTGCATATTTCTGTTGCATATTTATAGTTGCCTGTCTCATTTGTTTATATATGGATATATAGTACTGAGCCACAGAGGGTCCACTAATATTTACAATGAGCTTCTACTGCAATGTaatgttgaagacctagagtatatTGTGTACGCCACACAGAAACAAGGAGCTCGAAATTACTTGATCACTAGCATAATGCCCGTGCGTAGCTACGAAGCCATAAAGAAGATGAGGAATTAGCCCACCGGCTTAGTAATCACCAAAAGACGTTGGTGTCCGACGGCCATTGTGAGGTTCACGATTATAAGAAAGCAAAAATACCATGAGGGGTCATGCGGCCGGCGTTGGAG
Coding sequences within it:
- the LOC125547183 gene encoding ultraviolet-B receptor UVR8, with product MWRARRWPRPRWFSSDTAAVGADSGNPARRRVAALWGNGDHGRLGLGALESRWSPTACPFFLTRPADPPTSLACGGAHTLFLTEGGRVFATGLNDFGQLGIGSSMPHTLDPVEVSGFQEEIVQISAGNHHSCAVTAYGELFVWGKNSSGQLGLGKSAGKVVSTPRKVDYLADVRVKMTALGSEHSIVVTEDGEALSWGAAGAGRLGHGHKSSFLGFAMTSNEYTPRLIKNLDGIKIKRIAAGMLHSACIDEKGTVFMFGQKTEKVLGRSNDAPRPSVVEEIQFSEEVACGGYHTCAVTDRGDLYSWGSNENGCLGLGGTGMVRFPEVVRSSLFKLPVSKVSCGWKHTAVISGEDIYTWGWGGANGTFFEEGHSSGGQLGHGNDVDYCEPMMVELGKNARAVHVSCGFNHTGAILEYAEN